One segment of Stenotrophomonas sp. SAU14A_NAIMI4_8 DNA contains the following:
- a CDS encoding NAD+ synthase: MASIRIAMAQFDFPVGDVAGNTERIIEMIGQARDEYGAELVMFPELAVSGYPPEDLLLRPGFLYECEQAMARIAAACRGITAVVGWPQAAGAVVYNAASVLRDGLVEQTYRKRELPNYAVFDERRYFDVDPDGGSCVFEVNGIPVGLLICEDLWFAEPMADTVQAGAQLVVVPNASPYERGKHAQRDAVLAARTRESGAAIAYLNVVGGQDALVFDGASVVADGDGTVHPAAAAFMDQWLVVDYDGASRRFLPHVWMDDGDESMDALAWRAVTRGIQDYCRKNGFKKVWLGLSGGIDSALVLALAVDALGAENVTAVRLPSRYTAGMSNDLAAEQCQALGVKLEAVSIEPAFKGLMESLAPMFEGTTPDVTEENLQSRSRGVILMALANKFGGLLLTTGNKSEYAVGYATIYGDMCGGYAPLKDLYKTEVFGLSKWRNTVGGAPVIPPAVISRPPSAELRENQLDQDSLPAYDVLDGILYRYVDQEQSRAEIVAAGYDAAVVDRVLRLVRISEWKRHQAAPGPKVSRRAFGRERRYPISNGFKG, translated from the coding sequence CAGGCGCGCGATGAGTACGGCGCCGAGCTGGTGATGTTCCCCGAGCTGGCCGTCAGCGGCTACCCGCCGGAAGACCTGCTGCTGCGCCCGGGCTTCCTGTACGAATGCGAGCAGGCCATGGCCCGCATCGCCGCCGCCTGCCGTGGCATCACCGCCGTGGTGGGCTGGCCGCAGGCCGCCGGCGCGGTGGTCTACAACGCCGCCAGCGTGCTGCGCGATGGCCTGGTGGAACAGACCTACCGCAAGCGCGAGCTGCCCAACTACGCCGTGTTCGACGAGCGTCGCTACTTCGATGTCGATCCCGATGGCGGCAGCTGCGTGTTCGAAGTGAACGGCATTCCGGTGGGCCTGCTGATCTGCGAAGACCTGTGGTTCGCCGAGCCGATGGCCGACACCGTGCAGGCCGGCGCGCAGCTGGTGGTGGTGCCCAACGCGTCGCCCTACGAGCGCGGCAAGCATGCCCAGCGCGACGCCGTGCTGGCCGCGCGCACCCGCGAGAGCGGGGCGGCCATTGCCTACCTGAACGTGGTGGGCGGCCAGGACGCCCTGGTGTTCGACGGTGCGTCGGTGGTGGCCGATGGCGATGGCACGGTACACCCGGCCGCGGCGGCCTTCATGGACCAGTGGCTGGTGGTGGACTACGACGGCGCCAGCCGCCGCTTCCTGCCGCATGTGTGGATGGACGATGGCGACGAGAGCATGGATGCGCTGGCCTGGCGCGCGGTGACCCGCGGTATCCAGGATTACTGCCGCAAGAACGGTTTCAAGAAGGTGTGGCTGGGCCTGTCCGGCGGCATCGATTCGGCGCTGGTGCTGGCCCTGGCCGTGGATGCGCTGGGCGCGGAGAACGTGACCGCCGTACGCCTGCCCTCGCGCTACACCGCTGGCATGTCCAATGACCTGGCGGCCGAGCAGTGCCAGGCGCTGGGCGTGAAGCTGGAGGCGGTATCGATCGAGCCGGCCTTCAAGGGCCTGATGGAATCGCTGGCGCCGATGTTCGAAGGCACCACGCCGGATGTAACCGAAGAGAACCTGCAGTCGCGCAGCCGCGGCGTGATCCTGATGGCGCTGGCCAACAAGTTCGGCGGCCTGCTGCTGACCACTGGCAACAAGAGCGAATACGCGGTGGGTTACGCCACGATCTATGGCGACATGTGCGGTGGCTATGCGCCGCTGAAGGACCTGTACAAGACCGAGGTGTTCGGGCTGTCGAAGTGGCGCAACACCGTGGGCGGCGCGCCGGTCATTCCGCCGGCGGTGATCAGCCGCCCGCCGTCGGCCGAGCTGCGCGAGAACCAGCTGGACCAGGATTCGCTGCCGGCCTACGACGTGCTGGACGGCATCCTGTACCGCTACGTGGACCAGGAGCAGTCGCGCGCGGAGATCGTGGCGGCCGGCTACGACGCGGCCGTGGTGGACCGGGTGCTGCGCCTGGTGCGCATCAGCGAGTGGAAGCGCCACCAGGCCGCGCCGGGCCCGAAGGTGTCGCGCCGGGCATTCGGCCGCGAGCGCCGGTACCCGATCAGCAACGGGTTCAAGGGGTAA